One segment of Falco peregrinus isolate bFalPer1 chromosome 4, bFalPer1.pri, whole genome shotgun sequence DNA contains the following:
- the TMSB4X gene encoding thymosin beta-4 encodes MSDKPDMAEIEKFDKSKLKKTETQEKNPLPSKETIEQEKQAGES; translated from the exons ATGTCCGACAAACCAGACATGGCTGAGATCGAGAAATTTGACAAGTCCAAATTGAAGAAGACAGAGACGCAAGAGAAAAACCCGCTGCCTTCAAAAGAAA CAATTGAACAGGAGAAGCAAGCGGGTGAATCGTAA